One segment of Grus americana isolate bGruAme1 chromosome 23, bGruAme1.mat, whole genome shotgun sequence DNA contains the following:
- the SDC3 gene encoding syndecan-3: MPGEVPPPAPRGLRSLTVLLLLLSARAALAQRWRNENYERPVDLEGSGDDDPFGDDELDDVYSGSGSGYFEQESGLETAVSLTTDTSVMLPTTAAVLPITLVQPMATPFEPFPAEDTTPEQTTSVLYIPRTTETPVIPSWKATTASITASDSPTTTTTTMTTTMTSPATTTTVATTTSTTMATAKPTTVRRFLPPFVTKAATTRATTLETPTTSILETSTPTEVATSRLVPTSTAKPRSLPKPSTSRTADLTEKSTALPSSPATLPPTEAPQMEPGKLTTVVDNELEVPISSGPSGDFEIREEEETTRPELGNEVMAVVTPPPGPGLGKNAEPGLIDNTIDSGNSAAQLPQKNILERKEVLIAVIVGGVVGALFAAFLVMLLIYRMKKKDEGSYTLEEPKQANVTYQKPDKQEEFYA, encoded by the exons GCTCAGCGCTGGCGCAATGAGAACTATGAGAGGCCTGTGGACCTGGAGGGCTCTGGGGACGATGACCCCTTTGGGGACGATGAACTGGACGATGTCTACTCAGGCTCCGGCTCGGGGT ATTTTGAACAGGAGTCGGGTCTTGAGACGGCAGTAAGCCTTACCACGGACACATCCGTCATGCTCCCCACCACAGCAGCCGTGCTGCCCATCACCTTGGTGCAGCCCATGGCAACCCCTTTTGAACCATTCCCTGCTGAGGACACCACGCCTGAACAGACAACCAGTGTCCTGTATATCCCCAGGACAACAGAGACACCCGTAATTCCCAGTTGGAAAGCAACCACCGCCAGTATAACTGCCAGTGACTCCCCTACCACCACGACCACCACCATGACCACCACCATGACCAGCCcggccaccaccaccactgtggccaccaccaccagcaccaccatggccactgccaagcccaccacgGTCCGGAGGTTCTTGCCCCCCTTTGTCACCAAGGCAGCCACCACCCGAGCCACCACCCTGGAGACACCCACCACCTCCATCCTCGAAACCAGCACGCCAACAGAGGTGGCCACGTCACGGCTTGTTCCCACTAGCACAGCCAAGCCCAGGTCCCTGCCAAAACCAAGCACCTCCAGGACTGCAGACCTCACAGAAAAAAGCACTGCCTTGCCATCCAGTCCTGCCACGCTGCCACCCACAGAAGCCCCCCAG ATGGAGCCAGGGAAGCTGACAACAGTCGTCGACAACGAGCTGGAGGTCCCAATCAGCAGCGGCCCCAGCGGGGACTTTGAGATCCGGGAGGAGGAAGAGACGACTCGTCCCGAGCTCGGTAATGAGGTGATGGCTGTGGTCACACCGCCGCCGGGACCGGGGCTGGGCAAGAACGCGGAGCCAGGGCTGATTGACAACACGATAGACTCCGGTAACTCAGCTGCTCAGCTCCCTCAGAAAAACATCctggagaggaaagaagtgTTGATAG CGGTGATTGTGGGCGGCGTGGTGGGAGCCCTCTTCGCTGCCTTCCTGGTCATGCTGCTCATCTACCGGATGAAGAAGAAGGACGAGGGCAGTTACACGCTGGAGGAACCCAAGCAAGCCAATGTGACATACCAGAAGCCCGACAAGCAGGAGGAGTTTTATGCGTAG